The DNA window CCTTGAGCTGAATCTTGGCGTAGGCGGTCAGCACCGCCAGCTCCGGAGCGGTCAGGGTCCGCTCGCCGGCCTCGTGCCGCCGCTCCAGCTCAGTCTCAGTGGGCAGCACCTCCAGCTCGCGGTCCAGCCCTGCGCTCTCCTCCAGCCACCGCATCAGACGCTTGAAGCTCGGCGACCATTCGCCCAGCCGCTGGCGCTCCGTCAGCAGCAGCACGTTCTGATCCTTGTTGGTCTGCAGGACATGCTGGGCGACGTCCTCAGTCATCGACTTCAGCAGCTCTGTGCGCTCCTCCTCCGGCAGGTGACCGGAAGTGATCAGCTGATCCAGCATGATCTTGATGTTGACCTCGTGGTCCGAGGAGTCGACGCCGGCGGAGTTGTCGATCGCATCGGTGTTGAGCAGCACGCCATGCTGGGCGGCCTCGATGCGACCGGCCTGGGTGAGACCCAGGTTGCCTCCCTCTCCGACGACCTTGGCCCGCAGCTGGCGACCGTCGACACGGATGGCGTTGTTGGCCCGGTCTCCGACCTCCTCATGGGACTCCTCGGAGGATTTCACATACGTTCCGATGCCGCCGTTGTAGAACAGATCCACCGGCGAGCGCAGCACGGCGTTGAGCAGCTCCGGCGGTGACATCGCCTCGGTACCCTCGGGCAGGTCGAAGCGCCGACGCATCTGTGGAGTGATCTCGATGCTCTTGGCTGTCCGTGAGAAGACCCCGCCGCCTTCGGAGATGAGGCTGGTGTCATAGGCGTCCCAGCCGGAGCGGGATGCGGTGAAGAGCCGCTGGCGCTCGGCGTAGGAGGCAGCGGCGTCGGGATCCGGATCGATGAAGATGTGCAGGTGGTTGAACGCTGCGACCAGACGGATGTGCTCGGAGAGCAGCATGCCGTTGCCGAAGACATCGCCGCCCATGTCTCCCACGGCCACCACGGTGAACTCTTCGTTCTGGGTGTCGATGCCCAGCTCGGCGAAGTGAGACTTCACCGACTCCCAGGCGCCCCGAGCAGTGATGCCCATGGCCTTGTGGTCATAGCCCACCGAACCGCCGGAGGCGAAGGCGTCACCCAGCCAGTGGCCGTACTCCAAGCTGATGGCGTTGGCCGTGTCGGAGAAGGTGGCGGTCCCTTTGTCCGCGGCGACCACCAGGTAGGCATCGTCGCCGTCGTGCCGGACCACATCCCGGGGAGGGACGATCTGGATCGCGCCGTCCTGCTGTGCTCCTTCGTCGCCCGACGCGCCCTCCGGGTTCTGCGGATCCCGGGTCACCTGTTGGTCGGTGATGTCCAGCAGGCCACGGATGAAGATCTGGTACGCCGCCCGGCCGGCCTCGAACCAGGCTCCTCTGTCCTGGGCGGGGTCCGGCAGCTGTTTGGCGTAGAACCCTCCCTTGGCGCCGGAGGGGACGATCACAGAGTTCTTGACCATCTGAGCCTTAACCAGCCCGAGGACCTCTGTGCGGAAATCCTCCTGCCGGTCCGACCAGCGCAGACCGCCGCGGGCGACCTTGTCGAAGCGCAGATGAACCCCCTCGACCTGCGGCGAGTAGACCCACACCTCATGAGCGGGACGCGGCTGGGGCGCGGCGTCGATGGTGGCGGGGGTCAGCTTCAGAGAGAGCCATCCGTGGCCCTGATAGGCATTGGTGCGCTGAGTGGATTCGATGAGGTTCAGGAACGTGGAGAGCACCCGGTCGGCGTCCAGGGTGGGCACAGCTTCCAGCGCGTCCTTCACCGCAGTGCGGGCCTGTTCCATGGCGGCGGCGCGGTCCTGCCCCTCCTCCAGCTCTGGGCTGGGATCGAAACGCACCCGGAAGCAGGAGATCAGCGCGCGGGTGACCTCGGGGTTCTGCAGAAGTGCCTCGGCCAGGAAGTCGTAGGAATGCGAGATGCCCAGCTGGCGCATGTAGTGGGCATAGGCACGCAGCACGATGACGTCATGGATGCCCAGGCCCAGGCGCAGGACCAGCCGGGAGAAGATGTCCGACTCTGCGGTTCCGGCCAGCACAGCGGTGTAGGCCTCACGGAAGAGATCGATGGTGGTGTGCGGATCCACGCCTTCCGAATAGCACAGGCCCAAGTCATAGAGGTGGAAGGTTGTGCCGTCCGCGCAGCTGAGCACATAGGAGCGCTCGTCCAGGATGGAGAGCCCGAAGTCATCGAGCACCGGCAGAGTCTCACTGAGCGTCTTGGGCTCGGTCAGGTACAGCTTGACCCGCATGTGGGCGACGTCGCCTGGCTGCTGAGGCGGGTAGAACTGCATCCGCGGCACCGGGGAGCCGTTGGGCGTACGCTGCTGAGCGCCCTGGCCTTCCAACATCTCGAACTGGGCGATGTCTCCGAGGGCATCCGGGATCTCATAGAGGACGCGGTAGTCGTCCGGAAAGGCCTCTCCCCACCGTGCGGCGATACGTTGGGCGGCATCGGCCGAGTAACGATCCTGGGCCTCCTGCGCAATGCCCTCGGACCATGATCGGATGGTCCGCTCCAGCCGGCGCTGCAGTTCATCCTCGGAGATCTCCATGGCCCCGCTGTGCTCGTCCTGGCGCAGGCGGATGCGGAAGAAGACACGAGCCAGGACCGACTCGGTCAGCCGAACATTGAAGTCGATGGAGTCGGCGTCGATGAAACGCATCAGCTCCTGCTCGACGCGGCGCCGGACCGCAGTGTTGTAGCGGTCCCTGGGCAGGTAGACCAGTGCGGTCATGAACCGGCCGTAGAGGTCCTTGCGCAGGAAGAGCTTGATCCGCCGGCGCTCCTGCAGCTGAAGGATCTGCCAGGCGATCTCTTCGATCTCCTCGATAGACATCTGCAGCAGCTCATTGCGCGGATAGGTCTCCAGGATCTGCAGCAGATCGGAGCCGGAGTGGGAGTCTGCGGAGAAGCCGGAGCGCTCCAGCAGCTGCCTGGCACGGTGGCGCAGCAGGGGAATGTTGATGATGGACTGGGTGTAGGCGCTCTGGCTGAAGAGTCCGACGAACCGCCGCTCGCCCCGCACAGAGCCGTCCGGCCCGTAGGTCTTCACCGCGACATAGTCCATATAGGTGCGACGCCGGACGGTGGAGCGGGCGTTGGCCTTGGTGATCACCAGACCGTTGCGCTCCTCTGGGCGGCGCCCCGGGGCCGCTGCGACACTCTCGGCGGCACGCTCCAGCGCGCCCTGGCCACTGCGTTCGGCCAGCACGCCGAGTCCCGTTCCGGCGACCGGTTCCCAGCTGCCGGAGGGATCCTCGGCGGTGGAGAACTCATATTCCCTGTAGCCCAGGAAGAGGAAGTTCCCGTCGGCCATCCAGTCCAGCAGGTCGGCGGCTTCGTCGGAGTCGACCAGGTCTTCAGCCTCACGGAGCAGGCCGGCGGCCCCGCGGGACCGGGCGGCCATGCGCTCTTGGTCCCGGTGGCTGCTCTTGACGTCTTCGAGCACCCGGTAGAGCCCCTCCACCACCTGGGCGGAGGCCTGTTCGTCCAGCTCCTGGTCCAGCTCGACGGCGATCCAAGATTCCAGAGCCGTGCGGTTCTCATCGGCGAGCAGTGCTGAGATGTCGGGGAGGGTCTGAGTATCGCCTGAGGAGAGGCCTCGCTCCGGAGCGGGGACGGATTTCACGGCCAGCAGCGAACGGGTGTCCCGGCTGCGGCTGGTCAGCAGCACCGGGTGGACCACCAGGGACATCGCATAACCGTTGCGGGTGACCTCTGCAGTGACCGAGTCCACCAGGTAGGGCATGTCGTCGGTGACCACGAGCACGATGCTGCGCCGACCGACGGTGACCACGGCGGCTCGCGGCTCCGAGGAGGTGCGGGAGGCCGCCAGCTCCACGTGTGCACGGACTCGTTCGACCTGCTCCTGGCCGCTGACGGACCAGAGGTCCTCCCGGGCGATATGCGCGTAGTACGCCTCTGTCAGATCATCCAGGCTGTCATCATCGGCAGTCCATAGAGTCTTTTCACCGGGCATGTGCGCCTGCTCTTTCCGCATCGAAACCTGCTGCTGCTTCTGCTCTCTCAGCCTAACGCGGAT is part of the Nesterenkonia lacusekhoensis genome and encodes:
- a CDS encoding NAD-glutamate dehydrogenase, with amino-acid sequence MPGEKTLWTADDDSLDDLTEAYYAHIAREDLWSVSGQEQVERVRAHVELAASRTSSEPRAAVVTVGRRSIVLVVTDDMPYLVDSVTAEVTRNGYAMSLVVHPVLLTSRSRDTRSLLAVKSVPAPERGLSSGDTQTLPDISALLADENRTALESWIAVELDQELDEQASAQVVEGLYRVLEDVKSSHRDQERMAARSRGAAGLLREAEDLVDSDEAADLLDWMADGNFLFLGYREYEFSTAEDPSGSWEPVAGTGLGVLAERSGQGALERAAESVAAAPGRRPEERNGLVITKANARSTVRRRTYMDYVAVKTYGPDGSVRGERRFVGLFSQSAYTQSIINIPLLRHRARQLLERSGFSADSHSGSDLLQILETYPRNELLQMSIEEIEEIAWQILQLQERRRIKLFLRKDLYGRFMTALVYLPRDRYNTAVRRRVEQELMRFIDADSIDFNVRLTESVLARVFFRIRLRQDEHSGAMEISEDELQRRLERTIRSWSEGIAQEAQDRYSADAAQRIAARWGEAFPDDYRVLYEIPDALGDIAQFEMLEGQGAQQRTPNGSPVPRMQFYPPQQPGDVAHMRVKLYLTEPKTLSETLPVLDDFGLSILDERSYVLSCADGTTFHLYDLGLCYSEGVDPHTTIDLFREAYTAVLAGTAESDIFSRLVLRLGLGIHDVIVLRAYAHYMRQLGISHSYDFLAEALLQNPEVTRALISCFRVRFDPSPELEEGQDRAAAMEQARTAVKDALEAVPTLDADRVLSTFLNLIESTQRTNAYQGHGWLSLKLTPATIDAAPQPRPAHEVWVYSPQVEGVHLRFDKVARGGLRWSDRQEDFRTEVLGLVKAQMVKNSVIVPSGAKGGFYAKQLPDPAQDRGAWFEAGRAAYQIFIRGLLDITDQQVTRDPQNPEGASGDEGAQQDGAIQIVPPRDVVRHDGDDAYLVVAADKGTATFSDTANAISLEYGHWLGDAFASGGSVGYDHKAMGITARGAWESVKSHFAELGIDTQNEEFTVVAVGDMGGDVFGNGMLLSEHIRLVAAFNHLHIFIDPDPDAAASYAERQRLFTASRSGWDAYDTSLISEGGGVFSRTAKSIEITPQMRRRFDLPEGTEAMSPPELLNAVLRSPVDLFYNGGIGTYVKSSEESHEEVGDRANNAIRVDGRQLRAKVVGEGGNLGLTQAGRIEAAQHGVLLNTDAIDNSAGVDSSDHEVNIKIMLDQLITSGHLPEEERTELLKSMTEDVAQHVLQTNKDQNVLLLTERQRLGEWSPSFKRLMRWLEESAGLDRELEVLPTETELERRHEAGERTLTAPELAVLTAYAKIQLKVALVDSALPDDEWFTTTLEGYFPGQLTDRFAEQLPWHPLQREIIANVVANDVINMGGAAFVFRAMEETFAAEEQVVRAFVVVRELFRLDEFDAAMRDLPVSFPRDRWALIYLDMRRLLDRAVRWVVSHTAAGSESARGTTVRQDVETFSAHISSLYGNLAEHLRGADRARVESKREEALAAGMDDQLASWVSELFEAFSLLDIALLAREHDCPADEVAGVYYAVYAEFQVDSLLDRITRLSRLDKWQALARGAQRDELYYAVREITESVLRTTEPGDPGQRLEEWKQASHAKLDRAERLMAEVDELDADNIASLTVLLRHLRGLVGS